One segment of Pleomorphomonas sp. PLEO DNA contains the following:
- a CDS encoding ABC transporter permease: MTSTTGSAPASPAGNAGRNEVLYFALRNTKLLIGAFVFAVFLLGAIFGPMLATHEPLTFDAPPGMPPSADYWFGTTLFGQDVFSQFVNGLRSSFIVGTLAGFTAAIIGMFVGFFAGYRGGLVDEVLNMLTNVVLVIPTFAVLLVVAAYLSVRGLGTEAMFIGLTSWPWAARAIRAQTFSLTSRDFVGMARLNGESTLRIIFGEIAPNMSSYLVMTFILLFGGAILTAATLDFIGLGPTDSISLGLMMNYSVMNAALQLGMWWWFVPPGLAITAVVGSLYVMNVGLDEVFNPKLRAL; encoded by the coding sequence ATGACCAGCACCACCGGTTCCGCCCCCGCCTCTCCCGCCGGCAATGCCGGCCGCAACGAGGTCCTCTACTTCGCGCTTCGCAATACCAAGCTGCTGATCGGCGCCTTCGTTTTCGCCGTTTTCCTGTTGGGCGCGATTTTCGGGCCGATGCTGGCGACCCACGAGCCGCTGACATTCGACGCGCCGCCGGGCATGCCGCCATCGGCCGACTACTGGTTCGGCACGACGTTATTCGGCCAGGACGTGTTCTCGCAGTTCGTCAATGGCCTGCGCTCCAGCTTCATCGTCGGCACGCTCGCCGGGTTCACGGCGGCCATCATCGGCATGTTCGTCGGCTTCTTCGCCGGTTATCGGGGCGGCCTCGTCGACGAGGTTCTGAACATGCTGACCAACGTCGTGCTGGTGATCCCCACTTTCGCGGTACTGCTGGTGGTGGCCGCCTATCTCAGCGTGCGTGGCCTCGGCACGGAAGCGATGTTCATCGGCCTCACCTCCTGGCCATGGGCGGCGCGCGCCATCCGCGCCCAGACCTTCTCGCTGACGTCGCGCGACTTCGTCGGCATGGCCCGGCTCAACGGCGAAAGCACCTTGCGAATCATTTTCGGCGAGATCGCGCCGAACATGAGTTCCTACCTGGTGATGACCTTCATCCTGCTGTTTGGCGGCGCCATCCTCACCGCCGCGACGCTGGACTTCATCGGACTCGGGCCGACCGATTCCATCTCGCTTGGCCTGATGATGAACTATTCGGTGATGAACGCCGCGCTGCAGCTCGGCATGTGGTGGTGGTTCGTGCCGCCGGGCCTCGCCATCACCGCCGTCGTCGGCTCGCTCTACGTGATGAACGTCGGACTCGACGAGGTGTTCAATCCCAAGCTGAGGGCGCTCTGA